From Pseudomonas sp. G.S.17, the proteins below share one genomic window:
- a CDS encoding HET-C-related protein: MNPSQTLVDNNTAVEPLPVALRFEAGKGDPVTATHGAIEAVLGKLDLTAFQIRAIYYGNWLRDYSQLLDPKLVRAVGTPKNFPDVLSREALTKIVDVLAVREFTGLMAIDRQQFTVTPEKLGVYRPSEHLDNPKPANDKPTDPKNIDADFEDWVAPDDASLQVDPETSMKRYLQRGVDFMTAELNLAREAGPQSADGLQAFGSALHVLEDFFAHSNFVELSLRKVGYDDVLPWTSKADCKHGLPLVTGTFGGSDIIGSLAAPLGKILFSTDDKPFEATKPGVRYERDQILQILLSEHPDPRLYEAHEAFLTARDKWAGLGFASQVEQILNIIVTPGRIVGNAVGTAMQGLTTLFGNSVGDGQTSWGDDPHTSGSTNPSHSQLSKDHAEHPPHQLAALLAENAVLRVGQAMAGHWEQKPEVQDPAQAAAHYFTHPMDSDWQDALVREWANNNPALVKRATSKSELENISKEVLESANKAIERFKNESSTFLSKFFEINSAKDVWDLLFGK; the protein is encoded by the coding sequence ATGAATCCTTCGCAAACACTTGTTGATAACAACACAGCCGTCGAACCCCTGCCCGTGGCACTGCGCTTCGAAGCAGGCAAAGGCGACCCTGTAACAGCCACCCACGGTGCAATCGAAGCAGTGCTTGGCAAGCTCGATCTCACTGCGTTTCAGATCCGCGCCATTTATTACGGCAACTGGCTGCGGGATTACTCCCAACTGCTCGACCCGAAACTGGTTCGCGCTGTTGGCACGCCGAAAAACTTCCCGGACGTGTTGTCCCGAGAGGCCTTGACCAAGATCGTCGATGTGCTGGCGGTCCGGGAATTCACCGGCCTGATGGCAATTGATCGGCAGCAATTTACCGTGACGCCCGAGAAACTTGGCGTTTACCGGCCCAGCGAACACCTCGACAACCCCAAACCCGCCAACGACAAACCCACCGATCCGAAAAACATCGACGCGGATTTCGAAGACTGGGTCGCGCCTGATGATGCTTCGCTGCAAGTCGACCCTGAAACGTCGATGAAGCGCTATTTGCAGCGTGGTGTGGACTTCATGACCGCCGAGCTGAACCTTGCGCGCGAGGCGGGTCCGCAATCCGCCGATGGCTTGCAGGCCTTCGGTTCCGCACTGCATGTCCTGGAGGACTTCTTCGCCCATTCCAACTTCGTCGAACTCAGCCTGAGAAAGGTGGGCTATGACGACGTGCTGCCATGGACCTCCAAGGCCGACTGCAAGCATGGTTTGCCCCTGGTGACCGGCACTTTTGGCGGCAGCGATATCATCGGCAGTCTGGCGGCACCGCTGGGCAAGATCCTGTTCTCTACCGACGACAAACCCTTCGAAGCGACAAAACCCGGCGTGCGCTATGAGCGCGACCAGATCCTGCAAATCCTGCTCAGTGAACATCCGGACCCGCGTTTGTATGAGGCACATGAGGCATTTTTGACCGCGCGCGATAAATGGGCCGGCCTGGGGTTTGCCAGCCAGGTCGAACAGATACTCAACATCATCGTTACGCCGGGCAGAATCGTTGGCAACGCTGTCGGCACCGCCATGCAAGGCTTGACCACCTTGTTCGGCAACAGCGTTGGCGATGGACAAACCAGCTGGGGTGATGACCCCCACACCAGCGGCTCGACAAACCCGTCCCACTCTCAGCTGTCCAAGGACCATGCCGAACATCCGCCGCATCAGCTTGCAGCACTGCTTGCAGAAAATGCCGTACTTCGCGTCGGGCAGGCAATGGCGGGGCATTGGGAACAAAAGCCCGAAGTTCAAGACCCTGCGCAAGCAGCCGCGCACTACTTTACCCACCCTATGGACAGTGACTGGCAGGACGCACTGGTACGCGAATGGGCGAACAACAATCCCGCCCTTGTGAAGCGCGCAACCAGCAAAAGCGAGCTGGAAAACATCAGCAAAGAAGTGCTGGAAAGCGCCAACAAGGCGATTGAGCGATTCAAAAACGAAAGCAGCACTTTCCTGAGTAAATTCTTCGAAATCAATTCAGCCAAAGATGTGTGGGACCTTCTCTTCGGCAAGTAG